One region of Armigeres subalbatus isolate Guangzhou_Male chromosome 3, GZ_Asu_2, whole genome shotgun sequence genomic DNA includes:
- the LOC134220189 gene encoding cytochrome P450 4c21-like, whose protein sequence is MLALLLITGAAVLLAARWWQAKVQFARFLPRAQPYYPVVGNLQIALPFGKSAEQLFTLLHGYFRQHDRMFAIHIGPKVAIGLSHPELVQTVLNHPDCQEKSNVYKLLRLPNGLLSSKYQIWKLHRKTLNSTFNIRILNSFLPIFNEGTQKLINLLNQHAHSRKVFNILEPLTRCTLEMVCATSFGRKVLESEGNRYFFDCLEILLTSIGERLVNVLLHSEIIYRLTPKYNREMKCGAVCRRFTEKVLEEKRVEIESLFSKNSSMATDGTLSDDEGEPFKRPQIFIDQLLKMPLMMKSAYNFSDQEISDHVFTMIIAGNETSATQTAHTCLLLAMNPEIQEKAFQEVQQIVPSGDTFIDADMLRKLVYVEAVLKESLRLLPVGALISRKNLQDIVLDGHTIPKNTAIVLNPYSLHRRPDIWGSDWEKFVPERFLGEDAQRRHPYAFIPFSAGPRGCIGNRYAMMTLKIMMAMILKNFKISTKLKYEELKIHYQISLNLTCPHAVCLERRDCKQ, encoded by the exons ATGCTCGCCTTACTTTTAATCACCGGAGCGGCGGTTCTTCTGGCGGCTAGATGGTGGCAGGCGAAAGTCCAATTTGCCCGTTTCCTACCTCGAGCGCAACCATACTACCCCGTGGTTGGGAATTTGCAAATTGCCCTACCGTTTGGAAAAAGTGCGGAGCAGCTTTTCACGCTATTACACGGTTACTTTCGACAGCACGATAGGATGTTCGCCATTCACATCGGTCCAAAGGTGGCAATTGGACTGTCCCATCCCGAGCTGGTGCAAACCGTTCTCAATCATCCTGACTGTCAGGAAAAATCCAATGTGTATAAACTCTTACGCTTACCAAATGGATTACTTTCGTCAAAAT ACCAGATTTGGAAATTGCATCGGAAGACACTAAACTCGACGTTTAACATAAGAATCCTGAACagttttttacccatttttaaCGAAGGCACCCAAAAGCTAATCAATCTGTTGAATCAACATGCACATTCAAGGAAAGtattcaacattctggagcCTCTTACCCGATGTACTCTTGAAATGGTATGTGCAACATCATTTGGTAGAAAAGTTCTGGAAAGTGAAGGAAACCGGTACTTCTTTGATTGCTTGGAAAT TTTGCTGACATCGATAGGAGAGCGACTGGTCAACGTGCTCCTGCATAGTGAAATCATCTATCGCCTAACACCCAAGTATAACCGCGAAATGAAGTGCGGCGCAGTTTGCCGCCGTTTTACAGAAAAAGTTCTTGAGGAAAAAAGAGTCGAAATTGAGTCTCTTTTTTCTAAAAACTCAAGCATGGCAACCGATGGGACCCTGTCAGACGATGAAGGTGAACCTTTCAAGCGACCCCAGATTTTCATAGATCAACTGTTGAAAATGCCGCTTATGATGAAGTCCGCGTACAACTTCAGCGACCAGGAAATTTCCGATCATGTTTTCACTATGATTATTGCG GGCAATGAAACATCGGCGACCCAGACGGCTCACACTTGCCTTCTGTTGGCCATGAATCCGGAAATTCAAGAAAAAGCTTTTCAAGAAGTGCAACAAATCGTACCTAGCGGAGACACGTTTATCGACGCAGACATGCTCCGCAAACTCGTCTACGTCGAAGCAGTTTTGAAAGAGTCCTTACGACTACTCCCAGTAGGAGCTCTTATTTCTCGGAAAAATCTGCAAGACATCGTGCTGGATGGTCACACGATACCGAAAAACACTGCTATAGTGCTGAACCCGTACTCGCTGCATCGCCGCCCGGACATCTGGGGCTCGGATTGGGAGAAATTCGTTCCGGAGCGTTTCCTTGGGGAAGATGCTCAGCGACGGCATCCGTACGCTTTCATTCCGTTCAGTGCAGGACCGCGCGGTTGCATTGGAAACCGATACGCGATGATGACCCTGAAGATTATGATGGCAATGATACTGAAAAACTTCAAAATCAGTACCAAGCTCAAGTACGAAGAGCTGAAGATCCATTACCAGATTTCGCTGAATCTCACTTGTCCCCATGCCGTCTGCTTGGAAAGACGGGATTGCAAACAATAG
- the LOC134227999 gene encoding general odorant-binding protein 84a-like produces MRHALYLSFILISMITIISSDCNEDSSDSSDSDSSESTSTSRYSIESIYADCNDTFITTIEYLEVLNQTGRFPEESDKTPLSGIYDEMENVNSERAVEIGWVNSEQIVENCFDEMVGSACQKAYYLVRCVTMRNLEDSS; encoded by the exons ATGAGACACGCTCTCTATCTCTCGTTTATACTGATTTCGATGATAACTATCATATCGTCGGACTGCAATGAAGACAGCAGTGATTCATCGGATAGCGATTCCTCTGAATCAACATCAACTTCCCGGTACAGCATCGAGTCGATTTACGCGGACTGCAACGACACTTTCATAACAACAATCGAATACCTGGAGGTACTCAATCAAACCGGTCGTTTTCCAGAAGAGTCCGATAAAACTCCATTG AGTGGAATCTACGATGAAATGGAAAATGTCAACAGCGAAAGGGCAGTTGAAATCGGTTGGGTTAATAGTGAACAAATAGTCGAAAACTGTTTCGATGAAATGG TTGGAAGTGCGTGTCAAAAGGCATACTATTTAGTTAGATGTGTAACCATGCGCAACCTGGAGGATTCTTCATAA
- the LOC134227981 gene encoding cytochrome P450 4d1-like has protein sequence MIVLLWVVLSITVAVLVRWQWQKKVKFANALPRAKPYYPLVGNLPMAMGKKPDELFNTLYECFRQHDRMFTLQFSTVVSVCLSHPELIQRVLNHPDCQEKPDVYKVVRLPKGLLAAKYDTWKVHRKTLNSTFNTKILHSFLSIFNNSSRRLIERLDRYAESGDNCNILEYISECTLEMICRTSLGGNALERSGRQDFIENLEIALTTLGKRILSLPLHNDFIYQFTTLYRDEMKAISTCHQFTDKIIAEKHVEFKSLLEGKKNSGGEALSEDDDSESYKKPQIFIDQLMKMPLMMKDAYTFSDQEISDHVYTMIVAGNETSATQLAHTCLLLAMNPEAQNKAFQEVKEVVTSTDMFFDTDTLKQLVYIEAVLKEGMRLIPVAPLIARENIKDIELDGHHIPKGTILLMNMYALHRRSDFWGPDFEQFNPDRFLGVETMPRHPYAHLPFSGGPRGCIGYRYAMMSLKILLALILKNFELTTPLKYNDIKYHYQISLNLATPHTVNLKRRV, from the exons ATGATTGTCCTGTTGTGGGTTGTGCTGTCGATAACGGTCGCAGTTCTGGTGCGATGGCAGTGGCAGAAGAAAGTGAAATTCGCAAACGCTCTTCCTCGGGCCAAACCGTACTACCCGTTGGTGGGAAATCTACCCATGGCGATGGGGAAAAAGCCCGATGAATTGTTCAACACACTGTACGAGTGCTTCCGGCAGCATGATCGAATGTTTACGCTGCAGTTCAGCACGGTCGTGTCGGTGTGTTTGTCCCATCCGGAGTTGATCCAGCGTGTTCTGAACCACCCCGACTGCCAGGAGAAACCCGATGTGTACAAAGTGGTGCGACTTCCGAAGGGATTGCTCGCTGCTAAAT ATGATACCTGGAAGGTACACCGGAAAACGTTGAACTCAACGTTTAACACGAAAATCCTGCACAGCTTCCTGTCTATCTTCAACAATAGCTCGAGGAGACTTATAGAACGGTTGGATCGATATGCCGAGAGCGGAGATAACTGCAACAttctggagtacatttcggagTGTACTTTAGAAATGATTTGCAGGACGTCGTTGGGCGGAAATGCTCTCGAAAGGAGCGGTCGACAGGATTTCATCGAGAATCTTGAAAT TGCGCTCACTACGCTCGGTAAACGAATATTGAGTCTTCCACTGCACAACGATTTCATCTACCAATTCACCACGCTGTATCGCGATGAAATGAAAGCCATCAGCACTTGTCACCAGTTCACGGATAAG ATTATCGCTGAAAAGCACGTCGAATTCAAGTCCCTTCTGGAAGGGAAGAAAAACTCTGGTGGGGAAGCGCTTAGCGAGGACGACGATTCGGAGAGCTACAAAAAGCCACAAATTTTCATCGATCAACTGATGAAGATGCCCTTGATGATGAAGGATGCTTACACTTTCAGCGACCAGGAAATTTCCGACCATGTCTATACGATGATTGTTGCG GGGAATGAAACATCTGCGACTCAATTGGCTCACACCTGTCTGCTGCTGGCAATGAACCCTGAAGCTCAGAACAAAGCGTTCCAGGAGGTTAAGGAGGTTGTGACATCTACGGATATGTTTTTCGACACGGACACGTTGAAGCAGCTCGTTTACATCGAAGCCGTTCTGAAGGAAGGCATGAGGCTAATTCCGGTGGCTCCACTGATTGCGAGAGAAAACATCAAAGATATCGAACTGGACGGTCATCACATTCCGAAGGGAACTATCCTGCTGATGAATATGTATGCTCTGCACCGACGAAGTGATTTCTGGGGACCGGACTTTGAACAGTTCAATCCGGACCGCTTCCTCGGGGTGGAAACAATGCCCAGACATCCCTATGCGCACCTTCCTTTCAGTGGTGGACCGCGTGGCTGCATCGGCTACCGGTACGCCATGAtgagtttgaaaattttactgGCGTTGATTTTGAAGAACTTTGAACTCACCACTCCTTTAAAGTACAACGATATTAAATATCATTACCAAATATCATTAAATTTAGCTACTCCACACACGGTCAACTTGAAACGAAGGGTTTAA